One window of the Montipora foliosa isolate CH-2021 chromosome 4, ASM3666993v2, whole genome shotgun sequence genome contains the following:
- the LOC138001504 gene encoding uncharacterized protein — MVNDLVNDWRLRAKFVDDLTLLEVIPRNSPSVMCHIVSDVQEFASNNNMQLNPKKCKEMRVSFLHYNSCELQPIASGGIYIEEVTSFKLLGVYISNDLSWAVHCEYVVKKANRRLYAIRQLKKCRVSPVDLVCIYCSLVRSILEYACVVFANLPKYLSHDLERVQKRALAIIFPSLPYASALAKAGIPTLEERRDVACAKFVSKITPGNPLHPLIHSRIIGPSSRYNLRPKAHTTMATKTDRFGGLVSVKYAPALIN; from the coding sequence ATGGTAAATGACCTTGTTAATGATTGGAGGCTTCGAGCAAAATTTGTTGACGACCTAACTCTATTGGAGGTAATACCTAGAAATTCACCATCAGTAATGTGTCATATTGTATCGGATGTTCAAGAATTTGCTAGCAATAACAACATGCAGCTTAATCCGAAAAAGTGCAAGGAGATGCGTGTTAGCTTTCTACACTACAATAGCTGTGAACTTCAGCCCATTGCCAGTGGTGGCATCTATATTGAGGAAGTGACATCATTTAAGTTACTCGGGGTGTACATCTCTAACGATCTCTCATGGGCTGTCCACTGCGAGTACGTGGTGAAGAAGGCTAACAGGCGTCTTTACGCAATCAGACAACTCAAGAAATGCCGTGTTTCGCCAGTAGACCTGGTATGCATCTACTGTTCTCTTGTGCGTTCTATTTTAGAATACGCCTGTGTCGTGTTCGCCAACCTTCCCAAATACCTGTCACATGATCTTGAAAGGGTTCAGAAACGCGCTCTGGCAATCATATTTCCTTCCCTACCATATGCAAGCGCGTTGGCTAAGGCTGGGATTCCCACCCTAGAGGAGCGCAGGGATGTGGCATGTGCCAAGTTTGTAAGCAAAATCACTCCTGGGAACCCCCTGCACCCTCTTATACATTCACGGATCATCGGACCGTCCTCTCGCTATAATTTGAGACCAAAAGCACATACCACTATGGCGACAAAAACCGACCGCTTTGGCGGTCTTGTCAGCGTGAAGTATGCGCCTGCGCTCATTAACTAG